The proteins below come from a single Papaver somniferum cultivar HN1 chromosome 11, ASM357369v1, whole genome shotgun sequence genomic window:
- the LOC113324186 gene encoding uncharacterized protein LOC113324186, with protein MNEIILLSMTLSSCYNVVYYKGDGLIAVTCSRELSSFDLFVEEACHGVASSSSSGISTQSLSDDESCTGFTETSKIKYLTEGHEQLKPLLSEVAKVKNDRLRFTGKCGRNAECPWYLHCIPIDTVKSVFAIKEFNGEHKCGGAYKLKDPPVKKKLIKHLFKDQIQSNPSIKPNDMVAQVKSCYGIDIKYHHAYKGNEASKAEIYSDDVKSYTYLILYVEAIKATNPRSYIKFEYDKETKRFQRIFICFASCMEGYRFIRPMLYCDATFLNGRFKGTVMAATGVNGNQIPGEDIEGWEWFMENLQHCVDSRPITFITDHHEGLKQSIPKYFPNSYHSYCFHHLKNNLPINKSHENYKQVQDLFHKDAYCYSVAKYESALNEMCIIGCGWVAKDLPPAALVDDIRIKIMRMSAERRELGRNYSDSLTPIYKALLKSHVDIGSPWSVTESGNGIYEVHSPSSHVVDLMHMTCNFQRWKVFGFPCSHATATITMSGIEMLRPEAYEPEERVLPGILRPPPRRPPKKRICGAYEKERRHMKCSNCKKIGNHNKATCRVLMME; from the exons ATGAATGAGATCATTCT GTTAAGTATGACCCTATCCAGTTGTTATAATGTTGTGTATTACAAAGGGGATG GTCTAATTGCGGTTACTTGTTCAAGGGAATTGTCAAGTTTTGATCTGTTTGTTGAGGAGGCTTGTCATGGTGTTGCTTCTAGCTCTTCGTCTGGTATTTCCACGCAGTCGCTCAGTGACGATGAATCATGCACTGGATTCACTGAGACTTCAAAGATTAAATACCTGACGGAAGGTCATGAGCAATTGAAACCTCTTTTATCCGAAG TTGCAAAGGTTAAGAATGACAGACTCAGGTTCACAGGCAAGTGTGGTAGGAATGCAGAATGTCCTTGGTATCTGCACTGTATTCCAATCGATACCGTTAAAAGTGTCTTTGCTATCAAGGAATTCAATGGGGAGCATAAATGTGGTGGTGCTTATAAGCTGAAGGACCCAcctgtgaagaagaaattgattaagCATCTATTCAAGGATCAAATACAGTCAAATCCGTCGATAAAGCCTAATGATATGGTTGCTCAGGTGAAGAGTTGTTATGGAATTGACATAAAATACCATCATGCTTATAAAGGGAATGAAGCATCTAAGGCAGAGATATATAGCGATGATGTAAAAAGTTATACATATCTTATTTTGTATGTTGAAGCAATAAAGGCTACCAATCCTCGCAGTTATATTAAGTTTGAGTATGATAAAGAGACTAAACGTTTTCAGAGGATTTTCATATGTTTTGCTTCCTGTATGGAAGGATACCGGTTCATTCGCCCTATGCTTTACTGTGATGCAACATTTCTCAATGGGAGATTCAAGGGAACAGTGATGGCTGCCACTGGTGTGAATGGAaaccaaa tTCCTGGAGAAGACATTGAAGGGTGGGAGTGGTTTATGGAGAACTTGCAGCATTGTGTCGACTCTCGTCCTATCACCTTTATCACTGATCATCATGAAGGGCTGAAGCAAAGTATTCCCAAGTATTTTCCAAACTCTTATCATAGTTACTGTTTCcatcatttgaagaataacctccccatcaataaatcacatgagaatTATAAACAAGTTCAAGATTTGTTCCATAAAGATGCATACTGCTATAGTGTTGCTAAATATGAGTCTGCTTTAAATGAGATGTGTATCATAGGATGTGGTTGGGTTGCCAA GGATCTGCCTCCAGCTGCTCTTGTTGATGATATTAGGATAAAGATTATGAGGATGAGTGCAGAAAGGCGTGAGCTCGGTAGAAATTATAGTGATAGTTTGACTCCCATCTATAAAGCTCTACTCAAGTCACATGTCGATATAGGGAGTCCATGGAGTGTTACGGAGTCAGGTAATGGTATATATGAGGTTCACTCTCCTAGCTCTCATGTTGTTGATCTGATGCATATGACGTGCAATTTCCAGAGATGGAAAGTGTTTGGTTTCCCCTGTTCTCACGCAACTGCTACTATTACTATGAGTGGTATTGAGATGTTGAG GCCAGAAGCGTATGAACCTGAAGAGAGAGTCCTACCTGGTATTCTAAGGCCACCTCCAAGAAGACCACCAAAGAAGCGCATCTGTGGTGCTTATGAGAAGGAGAGAAGGCATATGAAGTGCTCAAATTGCAAGAAGATTGGGAACCACAACAAAGCTACCTGTCGTGTATTAATGATGGAGTAG